A genomic region of Candidatus Delongbacteria bacterium contains the following coding sequences:
- a CDS encoding CBS domain-containing protein, whose product MIVARLLKQKGQEVFSVSPDSTVRHALEQLVENRVGSLLVRSGEDVVGIITERDIIRNGLTGGRLLADQRVEEIMSRDVLIATPSDSLQYVMKVMTRSKIRHMPVYDEGKLVGLVSIGDLVFSMLEESADEIRHLNDYISGSW is encoded by the coding sequence ATGATCGTCGCCCGATTGCTGAAGCAGAAAGGCCAGGAAGTGTTCTCCGTGAGTCCCGACTCCACCGTGCGTCATGCCCTGGAACAGCTGGTGGAGAACCGGGTGGGGTCGCTGCTGGTGCGCAGCGGCGAGGATGTGGTGGGCATCATCACCGAGCGCGACATCATTCGCAATGGTCTCACGGGTGGCCGCCTGCTGGCCGACCAGCGAGTCGAGGAGATCATGTCCCGCGATGTGCTGATCGCCACCCCCAGCGACAGCCTGCAGTATGTGATGAAGGTGATGACCCGCAGCAAGATCCGGCACATGCCGGTCTACGACGAAGGCAAGCTGGTGGGACTGGTCTCGATCGGCGATCTGGTCTTCTCGATGCTCGAGGAGAGCGCGGACGAGATCCGCCATCTCAATGACTACATCAGCGGTTCCTGGTAG
- the bshC gene encoding bacillithiol biosynthesis BshC: MTLNTSPLWRLLDATAVALPTIENLAGLRGTAPDGAPAANRKALARLLAHEHRLDPDALQALTELAAADTPVLVCGQQAGLLLGPGYTIHKALALLALRDRVRAATGRPAVAVFWVEANDHDWAEVARIRIPGRPDFRLALPTALEGRSVGRIPFDATLKGPVRGLLSELAADWPEDLLHSAQACLDDAATPAAFFCELLRTLTRGSGLIVLDPSRPAVRELAGPFHRLLHARSVPLAEAVARSTPRLVDLGFTPPVSEAARFPWFVEVDGRRQRPSDEMQAVASVAGPADRLSPDVLGRPLLQDWLLGTALSVLGPSEILYNCQIAGAHEALDLQAPMLWPRPRLRWIGREELNTLRALGLDPAAPPVPGQPWPEDWLRGLDGMAEALEAADELRELGIRSRELATRFSEREDLQDLLPMAERAMAALAQLGERIQGLARKGHKQQLKEIHALTDWLDHPGLPQERRVNSLALLARAGLSRLDQTLWSQLDPAAEGVSWLIHHAGQVHIEQEQAQSGSPDA; the protein is encoded by the coding sequence ATGACACTCAACACCTCTCCACTCTGGCGCCTGCTGGACGCAACGGCCGTGGCGCTGCCCACCATCGAGAACCTGGCGGGACTGCGTGGCACCGCCCCGGATGGCGCTCCAGCGGCAAACCGCAAGGCTCTGGCCCGTCTGCTGGCTCACGAGCATCGCCTGGACCCCGACGCACTGCAGGCCCTGACCGAACTGGCCGCGGCGGACACGCCCGTGCTGGTCTGCGGGCAGCAGGCCGGATTGCTGCTGGGGCCCGGATACACGATTCACAAGGCGCTGGCCCTGCTCGCCCTGCGCGACCGCGTACGTGCGGCCACCGGTCGGCCCGCGGTGGCGGTGTTCTGGGTGGAAGCCAACGATCACGACTGGGCCGAAGTCGCGCGGATCCGCATTCCGGGACGCCCCGATTTCCGCCTGGCGTTGCCCACCGCCCTCGAAGGCCGCAGTGTGGGCAGAATTCCCTTCGACGCCACACTCAAGGGCCCGGTGCGCGGCCTGCTGTCCGAACTGGCCGCCGACTGGCCCGAGGATCTCCTTCATTCTGCACAGGCCTGCCTGGACGATGCGGCCACGCCCGCAGCCTTCTTCTGCGAACTGCTGCGCACACTCACCAGGGGCAGTGGACTGATCGTGCTGGATCCCTCGCGCCCCGCGGTGCGCGAGCTTGCCGGTCCCTTCCATCGCCTGCTGCATGCGCGCTCCGTGCCACTGGCCGAGGCTGTCGCACGCTCGACTCCGCGCCTCGTCGATCTGGGCTTCACTCCGCCGGTCAGCGAGGCCGCCCGATTCCCCTGGTTCGTGGAAGTGGATGGCCGCCGCCAGCGCCCCAGCGACGAAATGCAGGCGGTGGCCTCGGTCGCGGGTCCCGCCGATCGGCTGAGCCCCGATGTGCTCGGCCGTCCTCTGTTGCAGGACTGGTTGCTGGGTACCGCGCTGAGTGTGCTGGGCCCCTCGGAGATTCTCTACAACTGCCAGATCGCGGGGGCCCACGAGGCCCTGGATCTGCAGGCCCCCATGCTCTGGCCGCGCCCCCGCCTGCGCTGGATCGGCCGGGAAGAACTGAATACCCTGCGCGCTCTGGGACTGGATCCGGCGGCTCCGCCCGTGCCCGGTCAACCCTGGCCCGAAGACTGGCTGCGCGGACTGGACGGCATGGCCGAAGCCCTGGAGGCGGCCGATGAACTGCGTGAGCTGGGCATCCGATCCCGGGAGCTGGCCACCCGCTTCAGCGAGCGCGAGGACCTGCAGGATCTTCTGCCGATGGCCGAGCGTGCAATGGCTGCGCTGGCCCAGCTGGGCGAGCGGATCCAGGGGCTGGCGCGCAAGGGTCACAAACAGCAGCTGAAGGAAATCCATGCCCTCACCGACTGGCTGGATCATCCCGGTCTGCCCCAGGAGCGCCGCGTGAACAGCCTGGCCCTGCTGGCCCGGGCCGGACTCTCCCGTCTGGACCAGACGCTCTGGAGCCAGCTGGATCCGGCCGCCGAGGGCGTGAGCTGGCTGATCCACCACGCAGGACAGGTACACATCGAACAGGAACAAGCGCAAAGCGGGAGCCCGGACGCATGA
- a CDS encoding T9SS type A sorting domain-containing protein: protein MRKNLILALCACLAGGSALASTQAVEAQKTPKAPDAHRVNAALDVPVTNGIVKTPSAQRTDDWMGTFSVVGTTRYDYQHNGTTSRMLAVSSDGIVHGSFMGGVDAGAGRRVQAWCVDPSDMSLIGPTDALSQRTGYTTSAVTGANPGNTLAANSGVVGLHTSTPAVSWMSVDFAGCTLAFNLLQHDGTNYLWPHVAVDAADRIHMVSYGSSDSDAPNTHFYDSSTDGFTWDNGTYYTLTTNSEALGSIPVAAPYSSRAAILFFDKTGPEDMPYDGPPEGGEIGIQIHHDVKAYLAENGNLAAEISGGNVMNLTDFGPGSESPFGPYGCRAYCDVDGLFDMTASENLHMAFSADVMFTDTLTVHDGDGDTSELVYYNWNLGRGQIWHMNVDTGEWSHVAGYNSGITEEDLFYARPQAWRMWRDRPQMAVDPTTGYLYTIWSEYTSADTSAAGYYNGEIMARCSADNGMSWGPAVNLTDTQTPGCASGSCDAEDWPSMASVAHNGFLHISFVHDLDPGGIPFDPPEGAETLNDMIYQKVPVSAIPPHTGTPWNAAGHVGLVTDSRWYSWTCDSWTGDTAFLDSTHWVEPVHVFNESPFDVRVDNIAFYHHPSDLLGTPEDGGLMELDLEVFANGEWTSAMDWDGWLPQWRGTKFRAHVSYSGLPNYDQLLVFHFADREDLVYRISYESSDMDGCPAVGMLDRTQLESYSEIVLTNVAVEGSSQPAGFALAQNWPNPFNPLTRIGFSLPRSSDVRLNVYNLLGESVATLVNGQLDAGSHSVDFDASGLASGVYIYTLEANGQAESRKMVLLK from the coding sequence ATGAGAAAGAACCTGATCCTGGCTCTGTGTGCCTGTCTGGCTGGCGGAAGTGCCCTGGCCAGTACCCAGGCCGTAGAGGCCCAGAAGACCCCCAAGGCTCCGGATGCCCATCGGGTGAATGCGGCCCTTGATGTGCCGGTGACCAACGGAATTGTGAAAACTCCTTCCGCCCAGCGGACCGACGACTGGATGGGCACTTTCTCCGTGGTCGGCACCACCCGGTACGACTATCAGCACAACGGCACCACCAGTCGCATGCTGGCGGTTTCCTCCGATGGCATCGTGCACGGTTCCTTCATGGGAGGAGTGGATGCCGGTGCGGGACGACGGGTCCAGGCCTGGTGCGTGGATCCCTCGGACATGAGCCTGATCGGTCCCACGGACGCCCTCTCCCAGCGCACGGGCTACACCACCAGCGCGGTGACAGGTGCCAACCCGGGCAATACTCTGGCCGCCAACTCCGGTGTGGTGGGCCTGCACACCAGCACTCCCGCCGTGTCCTGGATGTCCGTGGACTTCGCCGGCTGCACGCTGGCCTTCAATCTGCTGCAGCACGACGGCACCAACTACCTCTGGCCGCACGTGGCCGTGGACGCCGCCGACCGGATTCACATGGTGAGCTACGGCAGTTCCGACAGCGATGCCCCCAACACCCACTTCTACGACTCCAGCACCGACGGTTTCACCTGGGACAACGGGACCTACTACACACTCACCACCAACAGTGAGGCCCTGGGTTCGATTCCTGTGGCCGCGCCGTACTCCAGCCGTGCCGCGATCCTGTTCTTCGACAAGACCGGTCCCGAGGACATGCCCTACGATGGTCCTCCCGAAGGCGGGGAGATCGGGATCCAGATCCATCACGACGTGAAGGCCTACCTGGCCGAGAACGGCAACCTGGCCGCCGAGATCAGCGGGGGCAACGTGATGAACCTGACCGATTTCGGTCCCGGTTCCGAGTCTCCCTTCGGCCCCTATGGCTGCCGCGCCTATTGTGATGTGGACGGCCTCTTCGACATGACCGCGTCCGAGAATCTGCACATGGCCTTCTCGGCCGACGTGATGTTCACGGACACACTGACCGTGCACGATGGCGACGGCGACACCAGCGAGCTGGTCTACTACAACTGGAATCTGGGTCGTGGCCAGATCTGGCACATGAATGTGGACACGGGTGAATGGAGCCACGTGGCGGGATACAATTCGGGCATCACCGAAGAAGACCTGTTCTATGCGCGGCCCCAGGCCTGGCGCATGTGGCGCGACCGGCCCCAGATGGCCGTGGACCCGACCACCGGCTATCTGTACACCATCTGGTCCGAGTACACCAGCGCCGACACCAGCGCCGCCGGCTACTACAACGGCGAGATCATGGCCCGCTGCTCGGCCGACAACGGCATGAGCTGGGGTCCCGCGGTGAACCTGACCGACACACAGACTCCGGGCTGTGCCAGTGGCTCCTGTGATGCGGAAGACTGGCCCTCGATGGCCAGCGTGGCTCACAATGGCTTCCTGCACATCAGCTTCGTGCACGATCTGGATCCGGGTGGCATTCCCTTCGATCCTCCCGAAGGTGCCGAGACTCTGAACGACATGATCTACCAGAAGGTCCCGGTCAGCGCGATTCCGCCCCATACCGGGACTCCCTGGAACGCCGCGGGCCACGTGGGGCTGGTCACCGACAGCCGCTGGTACTCCTGGACCTGCGACAGCTGGACGGGCGACACGGCCTTCCTCGACAGCACCCACTGGGTCGAGCCCGTGCATGTCTTCAACGAGAGCCCCTTTGACGTGCGCGTGGACAACATCGCCTTCTACCATCATCCCAGCGACCTGCTGGGCACGCCCGAAGACGGCGGCCTGATGGAGCTGGACCTGGAAGTCTTCGCCAACGGCGAGTGGACGAGCGCGATGGACTGGGACGGCTGGTTGCCCCAGTGGCGTGGCACCAAGTTCCGGGCGCACGTGTCCTACAGCGGTCTGCCCAACTACGACCAGCTGCTGGTGTTCCATTTCGCCGACCGCGAGGATCTGGTCTACCGCATTTCCTACGAGTCCAGTGATATGGATGGCTGCCCGGCGGTCGGCATGCTCGACCGGACCCAGCTCGAGAGCTATTCCGAAATCGTGCTGACCAACGTGGCCGTGGAAGGCAGCAGCCAGCCCGCCGGGTTCGCCCTGGCCCAGAACTGGCCCAACCCCTTCAATCCGCTGACCCGTATCGGATTCAGCCTGCCGCGCAGCTCGGATGTACGCCTGAATGTGTACAACCTGCTGGGTGAATCGGTGGCGACTCTGGTGAACGGCCAGCTGGACGCGGGCAGCCACTCGGTGGACTTCGACGCCAGCGGCCTGGCCAGTGGTGTCTACATCTACACCCTGGAAGCCAACGGCCAGGCCGAGAGCCGCAAGATGGTGCTGCTGAAGTAG
- a CDS encoding T9SS type A sorting domain-containing protein, translating into MSYSGLPNYDQLLVFHFADREDLVYRISYESSDMAGCPEVGMLDRTQLASYSGIVLTNVAVEGSSQPAGFALAQNWPNPFNPLTRIGFSLPRSSDVRLNVYNLLGESVATLVNGQLDAGSHSVDFDASGLASGVYIYTLEANGQAESRKMVLLK; encoded by the coding sequence GTGTCCTACAGCGGTCTGCCCAACTACGACCAGCTGCTGGTGTTCCATTTCGCCGACCGCGAGGATCTGGTCTACCGCATTTCCTACGAGTCCAGTGACATGGCGGGCTGCCCCGAGGTCGGCATGCTCGACCGGACCCAGCTCGCGAGCTATTCCGGAATCGTGCTGACCAACGTGGCCGTGGAAGGCAGCAGCCAACCCGCCGGGTTCGCCCTGGCCCAGAACTGGCCCAACCCCTTCAATCCACTGACCCGGATCGGGTTCAGCCTGCCGCGCAGCTCGGATGTACGCCTGAACGTGTACAACCTGCTGGGTGAATCGGTGGCGACTCTGGTGAACGGCCAGCTGGATGCGGGCAGCCACTCGGTGGACTTCGACGCCAGCGGTCTGGCCAGTGGTGTCTACATCTACACCCTGGAAGCCAACGGCCAGGCCGAGAGCCGCAAGATGGTGCTGCTGAAGTAG
- a CDS encoding response regulator has protein sequence MTSSLRIYITLVAGFGLLLLAGSIANLLQQPDSQLLLLRAIPWLLLVLAVSRYEIVASGSGSASTMNSTVDFCLILTFGGPLAICIGALNALYLNLVRMKRPWYKALFNVSQISISLLGSSLVYSLLKLPDAGSGPLRLAHLPGFAALAISFFVINQLLVSVAIRLETGMSLGSQLRRMHYFDQLSNAFVAFLGVTMYYMYLRTGWAGVLLMLLPMGWLVHHSRRFNLLKEVHEELDRKTRLLEEGSVELTSKNSRLEELNSSLSNQKRTLQSQAIAMENTNRALSESNRRLKETQVQLLRSEKLKAMGQMASGVAHDFNNILGAILAKVELLRLGSADGGEVQKGLDLIYKSASDGAVLVKRIQDFTRGATQALQDPVDLADLAEDVLEMTRPLWRDKAQKIGITYDVMKHIDSGLMVLGNSTELREVLHNIINNALEAMPNGGALVLRGHRSGDRVLLSIKDTGPGMTSLVSRRIFEPYFTTKGVQGNGLGLSVSHGIIKQHGGEIEVDSQPGEGTRFQIILPAVTMESDYPLNIDHPRQTLHSIRSETPRRVLVVDDEEDVRSVLVEILKAMGHEVDQADSGRGGVEKYRRYGYDVVFTDLGMPDFNGWDVANRIWRRAVEENAGVVLILVTGWGTQISQQELHEHHIHKVLAKPFKINEVKELIDQLPDRLGSLASPLNEQDSTTLH, from the coding sequence ATGACGTCTTCCCTGCGGATCTACATCACGCTGGTGGCGGGTTTCGGACTGCTGTTGCTGGCCGGCTCCATCGCCAATCTGCTGCAGCAACCCGACAGCCAGCTTCTGCTGCTGCGCGCCATTCCATGGCTGCTGCTGGTGCTGGCGGTTTCGCGCTACGAGATCGTGGCGTCGGGCAGCGGCTCGGCCAGCACGATGAATTCCACCGTGGACTTCTGCCTGATCCTGACCTTCGGTGGCCCGCTGGCGATCTGCATCGGCGCGCTCAACGCCCTGTATCTGAATCTGGTGCGCATGAAACGCCCCTGGTACAAGGCCCTCTTCAATGTCTCGCAGATTTCGATCAGCCTGCTGGGCAGCTCCCTGGTCTATTCGCTGCTGAAACTGCCCGACGCGGGCAGTGGCCCTCTTCGGCTGGCCCACCTCCCGGGATTCGCCGCGCTGGCGATCTCCTTCTTCGTGATCAATCAGTTGCTGGTGAGCGTGGCGATCCGCCTGGAAACCGGGATGAGTCTGGGCAGCCAGCTGCGCCGGATGCACTACTTCGATCAGCTGTCCAATGCCTTCGTGGCCTTCCTGGGCGTCACGATGTACTACATGTATCTGCGCACCGGCTGGGCGGGTGTGCTGCTGATGCTGTTGCCGATGGGCTGGCTGGTGCACCATTCGCGGCGCTTCAACCTGCTCAAGGAGGTCCACGAGGAACTGGACCGCAAGACCCGCCTGCTCGAAGAAGGCAGTGTGGAGCTGACCAGCAAGAACTCGCGTCTGGAAGAACTGAATTCCAGCCTGAGCAATCAGAAGCGCACCCTGCAGAGCCAGGCCATCGCGATGGAGAACACCAATCGCGCGCTCAGCGAGAGCAATCGCCGACTCAAGGAAACCCAGGTCCAGCTGCTGCGCTCGGAAAAGCTGAAAGCCATGGGCCAGATGGCCAGTGGTGTGGCACACGATTTCAACAACATTCTCGGTGCGATCCTCGCCAAGGTGGAATTGCTGCGCCTGGGTTCTGCCGACGGCGGCGAAGTGCAGAAGGGGCTGGACCTGATCTACAAGAGCGCGTCCGACGGCGCGGTGCTGGTCAAGCGCATCCAGGATTTCACCCGGGGCGCGACCCAGGCTCTCCAGGATCCCGTGGACCTGGCCGATCTGGCCGAGGATGTGCTGGAAATGACGCGCCCCCTCTGGCGTGACAAGGCCCAGAAGATCGGCATCACCTACGATGTGATGAAACACATCGACAGCGGCCTGATGGTACTGGGCAATTCCACCGAACTGCGCGAAGTGCTGCACAACATCATCAACAACGCGCTGGAGGCCATGCCCAATGGCGGAGCGCTCGTGCTGCGCGGCCATCGCAGCGGCGACCGCGTGCTGCTCAGCATCAAGGATACCGGCCCGGGCATGACCTCGCTGGTGAGCCGCCGGATCTTCGAACCCTACTTCACCACCAAGGGCGTGCAGGGCAACGGGCTGGGGCTTTCGGTGTCACACGGCATCATCAAGCAGCACGGCGGCGAGATCGAAGTGGACAGCCAGCCCGGCGAAGGCACGCGCTTCCAGATCATCCTTCCCGCCGTGACCATGGAAAGCGACTACCCACTGAACATCGACCACCCGCGTCAGACACTGCATTCCATCCGCAGCGAGACTCCGCGCCGGGTACTGGTGGTGGACGACGAGGAAGATGTGCGCAGCGTGCTGGTGGAAATCCTCAAGGCCATGGGTCACGAGGTGGACCAGGCGGACAGCGGCCGGGGCGGGGTGGAGAAATACCGACGTTATGGCTATGATGTCGTGTTCACGGACCTGGGCATGCCCGATTTCAATGGCTGGGACGTGGCCAACCGCATCTGGCGCCGTGCCGTGGAAGAGAATGCAGGGGTCGTGCTGATTCTGGTCACCGGCTGGGGCACCCAGATCTCACAGCAGGAACTGCACGAGCATCACATCCACAAAGTGCTGGCCAAACCCTTCAAGATCAACGAAGTCAAGGAACTGATCGACCAACTGCCGGACCGACTGGGCAGCCTGGCGTCTCCACTCAATGAACAGGACAGCACAACCCTCCACTGA
- a CDS encoding class I SAM-dependent methyltransferase — MNRTAQPSTESSDDWHRHWFDQDYLALYAHRDHREADRFLDLLHTKHGFLPRQPDGRATLVLDLGCGSGRHTLELARRGHQAVGLDWSPELLQVAHAADDTGRFLRADMAHPPLKPVFDWVLSLFTSFGYHAEDSANEAQLARMAGLVRRGGSLVIDYLNPAWLHAHLVPQSESRLGERVVQETRWIDETHNQVIKQMVFPDLQGGIRTVREAVKLYPASWFLERLADQGFRCSAHMGELDGRPWSSGSSRSILVLHQDGSR; from the coding sequence ATGAACAGGACAGCACAACCCTCCACTGAGTCCTCCGACGACTGGCACCGTCACTGGTTCGACCAGGACTACCTTGCCCTCTACGCCCACCGCGACCACCGCGAAGCCGACCGCTTCCTCGATCTGCTCCACACGAAGCACGGATTCCTGCCCCGGCAACCCGATGGGCGTGCCACGCTCGTGCTCGACCTGGGCTGCGGCAGTGGTCGTCACACACTGGAGCTGGCCCGCCGAGGCCATCAGGCGGTGGGGCTGGACTGGTCACCCGAGCTGCTGCAGGTGGCACACGCCGCCGATGACACCGGCCGATTCCTGCGGGCCGACATGGCCCATCCTCCGCTGAAACCCGTGTTCGACTGGGTGCTCTCGTTGTTCACCAGTTTCGGGTATCACGCCGAAGACAGCGCCAACGAAGCCCAGCTGGCGCGGATGGCGGGTCTGGTGCGCCGCGGGGGCTCGCTGGTGATCGACTACCTGAATCCGGCCTGGCTGCACGCGCATCTGGTGCCCCAGAGCGAAAGCAGACTGGGCGAGCGCGTGGTACAGGAAACCCGTTGGATCGATGAGACACACAATCAGGTGATCAAGCAGATGGTCTTCCCCGATCTTCAGGGCGGGATCCGCACCGTGCGCGAAGCCGTGAAGCTCTACCCGGCATCCTGGTTTCTGGAGCGGCTCGCGGATCAGGGATTCCGTTGCTCGGCCCACATGGGCGAGCTGGATGGGCGCCCCTGGAGCTCGGGCAGCAGCCGCAGCATCCTGGTGCTGCACCAGGATGGCTCACGATGA
- the sfsA gene encoding DNA/RNA nuclease SfsA, with product MRFESPLEAVTLLKRYKRFLADVRRADGSLLTVHVPNSGSMKTCVGDDWPALISDSGNPSRKYRHTLEMVHNGTCWIGVNTSRANALALEALTSGAIPGFEDWDDWRGEVRYGENSRIDLLARRGELLCYVEVKNVSLLDGEAVAFPDAVTSRGLKHLHDLMRETERGQRAVLLLTVQRADGAYFRPADSIDPAWCAGLREAVARGVEVIAWRFDPGPEGILPTGPVEIRL from the coding sequence GTGCGGTTTGAGAGTCCGCTGGAAGCGGTGACCCTGCTGAAGCGCTACAAACGTTTCCTGGCCGATGTGCGCCGCGCCGATGGCTCGCTGCTGACCGTTCACGTGCCCAATTCGGGCAGCATGAAAACCTGCGTGGGCGACGACTGGCCCGCACTGATTTCCGACAGCGGGAATCCGTCACGCAAGTACCGCCACACTCTGGAAATGGTGCACAACGGCACCTGCTGGATTGGCGTCAACACCTCCCGGGCCAACGCCCTGGCCCTGGAGGCTCTCACTTCCGGAGCGATTCCCGGTTTTGAGGACTGGGACGACTGGCGCGGCGAAGTGCGTTACGGCGAGAACAGCCGGATCGACCTTCTGGCCCGTCGTGGCGAGCTCCTGTGTTATGTCGAAGTCAAGAATGTCAGCCTCCTGGATGGTGAGGCGGTGGCCTTTCCTGATGCGGTCACCAGCCGGGGACTGAAACACCTCCACGATCTGATGCGCGAAACCGAGCGTGGCCAACGGGCGGTGCTGCTGCTGACAGTGCAACGCGCGGATGGCGCGTATTTCCGACCCGCCGATTCCATAGACCCCGCCTGGTGCGCGGGTCTGCGCGAGGCCGTGGCCCGGGGCGTGGAAGTCATTGCCTGGCGTTTTGATCCCGGCCCGGAGGGAATCCTGCCCACGGGGCCCGTGGAGATTCGCTTGTAG
- a CDS encoding carboxymuconolactone decarboxylase family protein, translating into MSTTSILDFSRERAPLQERFIENSSLLGKRMLALETRTFEAGALDCRQKEMLGLMASLVLRCEDCIQYHVIECRRQGVSLDQLRELLDIALMIGGSITIPHIRRIHLYWEELEQNPGAV; encoded by the coding sequence ATGTCAACCACCTCGATCCTTGACTTCAGCCGCGAGCGGGCACCGCTTCAGGAACGCTTCATCGAGAACTCCAGCCTGCTGGGCAAACGCATGCTTGCTCTTGAAACACGCACCTTCGAAGCGGGCGCGCTTGACTGCAGGCAGAAGGAAATGCTGGGGCTGATGGCCAGTCTGGTGCTGCGCTGTGAAGATTGCATCCAATATCACGTCATCGAGTGCCGGCGCCAGGGAGTGAGCCTGGACCAATTGCGCGAACTGCTGGACATCGCTCTGATGATCGGGGGATCGATCACCATTCCCCACATCCGTCGGATCCACCTTTATTGGGAAGAACTGGAGCAGAACCCGGGTGCGGTTTGA